The Girardinichthys multiradiatus isolate DD_20200921_A chromosome 6, DD_fGirMul_XY1, whole genome shotgun sequence genome window below encodes:
- the LOC124869709 gene encoding uncharacterized protein LOC124869709: MDSERMIEVATLGRPFSLGMLYDCRQDTVIPGLTLWDCADLEKDTRESPKPNSDFEIVASESIEDKSSSLAVEASLKASFLGGLVKVEGSAKYLNDQMTSKNQARVTLKYKTTTKFQELSMNHLGRGNVKHSYVFENKLATHVVTGILYGAQAFFVFDQEKSETESHQDIQGNLKVLIEKIPCLSIEGEGSLKLEDKDIEKIKKFSCKFHGDFLLQKTPTTFQDAVEVYQSLPKLLGASGENAVPIKVWMLPLTNLDSSAAKLVREISVGLVQEVQSVLEELSELEIRCNDAMRNITTQQFSQISKKIKSFKSMCSEFRLGFQQTLAKKLPSIRGGGEEESELADVLKGRHSSPFNSKNLNEWMDCKEREIHILKSFTRMMKNTKIIPSQNEVDEELLSADHALCFVFTSLERHEPYLSALSNHLKGRTGTDDSHIYDVEKEQWYLSNNVADEMRRKVKLFSDFAEANKESTAFLTVGLTDKKHEGSTIYLYKDGLSISENFEPPSKPESVTAADINHNSVTLNISPPLFGAENITSYSVEYRVSGEDEWKQKIEPKSAELTVSHLKPNTEYVFRCRAVTSAGVGPANAINDPIKTLPCSPPGESQVEPNSSEISLSWEKPAELGPDVQILSYIVEYASTANSSKVEDLLWNQTRSRGEKATISGLHSETQYSVRVRCDCGGAGRSKENKIVKVCTTKREFGRLAEYLKDISKKTNSSLPSVYELPLRKDDMDIDGCQRYIFGKESLRPNRTIMLLGATGSGKSTLINGMINYIVGVKWNDGFRFKLINEDSSMSQAHSQTSEVTVYEIYHQDGFKIPYSLTVIDTPGFGDTRGVTRDREITEQIRRIFTSAEGVTEIDAVCFVTQASLARLTATQKYVFESVLSIFGKDVAENIVMLVTFADGKQPPVLEAINLSGVPCPKNDLGFPVHFKFNNSALFAHTKCHESRAHDEESAEDEDESFDEMFWKMGVKSMEKFFTALGKMTSKSLLMTKEVLKERKQLETAIEGLQPQVRAGLAKLEEIKTTKQKIKEHEAIITSNENFEIEVDVIKPIQKQLSGKGEFITNCQKCSITCHYPCIIAEDNKKHGCNAMDNKGMCTVCPGKCIWNVHFNQKYKWEYVQVKEKKTVQELKSKYEKAAKEKLTTEQLIERQEEEIAHLQDIMLSLMDQSADCITRLQEIALRPNPLAAPDYIDMLIEGEKAEAKKGYEARIKSLEEMKEKAQLMSKVSQQDKLTKPEEQLSAERQKRKESGGYLKRVLNFFGFSG, translated from the coding sequence GATTAACACTGTGGGACTGTGCTGACTTGGAAAAAGACACAAGAGAAAGCCCGAAACCAAACAGTGACTTTGAGATAGTTGCTTCTGAATCAATTGAGGACAAATCTTCATCCCTGGCTGTTGAAGCATCTTTAAAAGCAAGTTTTTTAGGTGGACTAGTTAAAGTTGAAGGATCAGCCAAATACCTCAATGATCAGATGACATCCAAAAATCAAGCCAGAGTTAcactgaaatacaaaactacCACAAAGTTCCAAGAATTGTCAATGAATCATCTTGGAAGAGGAAACGTGAAGCATTCATATGTTTTTGAGAACAAACTAGCAACACATGTGGTCACAGGCATTCTTTATGGAGCTCAAGCGTTTTTTGTCTTTGACCAAGAAAAATCTGAGACGGAAAGTCATCAAGACATTCAAGGCAACTTGAAAGTGTTGATAGAGAAGATTCCATGCCTATCCATTGAAGGTGAAGGTTCCTTAAAATTGGAAGATAAGGacattgaaaaaataaagaaattctcTTGCAAATTCCATGGAGACTTCCTACTTCAGAAAACTCCAACAACCTTTCAGGATGCAGTAGAAGTCTACCAAAGTCTGCCGAAGCTGCTGGGAGCCAGTGGAGAAAATGCCGTCCCAATCAAGGTCTGGATGTTGCCTCTGACAAACTTAGATTCTTCTGCAGCTAAACTTGTTCGTGAAATAAGTGTAGGATTAGTTCAAGAAGTACAAAGTGTCCTGGAGGAGCTAAGTGAGCTGGAAATAAGGTGCAATGATGCAATGAGAAACATCACAACACAGCAGTTTTCACAGATtagcaaaaaaattaaaagttttaaaagcatGTGCTCTGAGTTCAGGCTTGGATTTCAACAAACATTAGCGAAGAAACTTCCATCAAtccgaggaggaggagaagaagagtcTGAGCTTGCAGATGTCTTAAAGGGGAGGCATTCCTCACCTTTCAACAGCAAAAAtctaaatgaatggatggactgcAAAGAGAGAGAAATACATATCCTGAAATCTTTCACCAGGATGATGAAAAACACCAAAATCATCCCGTCTCAAAATGAGGTTGATGAAGAACTTCTCAGTGCAGACCATGCTTTATGTTTTGTCTTCACCTCACTGGAAAGACATGAACCATACCTCTCTGCTTTGTCAAACCACCTCAAAGGCAGAACCGGGACAGACGATTCACACATTTATGATGTCGAGAAGGAACAATGGTATCTCTCAAACAATGTGGCAGATGAGATGAGAAGAAAAGTGAAACTCTTCAGTGATTTTGCAGAGGCTAACAAGGAGAGTACTGCATTCCTGACAGTAGGTTTAACAGATAAGAAACATGAAGGTTCGACCATCTACCTTTACAAAGACGGACTTTCTATCAGTGAAAACTTTGAGCCTCCTTCAAAGCCTGAAAGTGTGACAGCAGCTGACATAAACCACAACAGTGTGACTCTGAACATTTCCCCTCCCTTATTTGGAGCAGAGAACATCACCTCCTACTCTGTTGAGTACCGGGTCAGTGGAGAAGATGAATGGAAACAAAAGATAGAACCAAAATCTGCAGAACTCACAGTGAGCCACCTGAAGCCAAACACAGAGTATGTGTTCAGATGCAGAGCAGTGACCTCAGCAGGTGTTGGACCAGCCAATGCAATCAATGATCCCATTAAAACTTTACCCTGCAGTCCTCCTGGAGAATCTCAAGTTGAACCAAACTCATCTGAGATTTCACTTAGTTGGGAGAAACCAGCTGAGCTCGGACCAGATGTTCAGATTCTGAGCTACATTGTGGAATACGCAAGCACAGCCAATAGTTCAAAGGTAGAAGATCTCCTTTGGAACCAAACAAGGTCAAGAGGTGAAAAGGCCACAATTTCAGGACTTCACTCAGAAACACAATATTCAGTCAGGGTCAGATGTGACTGTGGTGGAGCCGGCAGAAGCAAGGAAAACAAGATTGTTAAAGTTTGTACAACAAAGCGGGAATTTGGGCGACTTGCTGAATATCTAAAAGACATAAGCAAGAAAACCAACTCCAGTCTCCCATCAGTTTATGAACTCCCACTGAGAAAGGATGACATGGACATAGATGGCTGCCAAAGGTACATATTTGGTAAAGAAAGTCTAAGACCCAACCGTACCATCATGCTCCTTGGAGCAACCGGATCAGGAAAGTCCACTCTCATCAATGGGATGATCAACTACATTGTTGGCGTCAAGTGGAATGACGGTTTcagatttaaattaattaatgaagATTCATCAATGTCCCAAGCTCACAGTCAGACCTCAGAAGTCACTGTGTATGAAATCTACCACCAGGATGGGTTTAAAATCCCTTACTCCCTGACTGTTATAGATACACCAGGCTTTGGAGATACCAGGGGAGTTACAAGAGATCGGGAGATCACAGAGCAAATCCGAAGGATTTTTACCTCTGCTGAGGGAGTCACAGAGATTGATGCAGTATGCTTTGTGACTCAGGCCTCTCTGGCACGTCTAACGGCTACACAGAAATATGTGTTTGAGTCCGTTCTCTCCATCTTTGGTAAAGACGTGGCAGAGAACATTGTCATGCTGGTCACTTTTGCCGATGGAAAGCAGCCGCCAGTTCTTGAAGCAATAAATTTATCTGGCGTTCCATGTCCCAAAAATGACTTAGGATTTCCAGTTCATTTCAAGTTTAACAACTCTGCACTGTTTGCACATACTAAATGCCATGAGAGCAGAGCTCATGATGAGGAATCTGCTGAAGACGAGGATGAAAGCTTTGATGAAATGTTTTGGAAGATGGGCGTCAAAAGCATGGAGAAGTTCTTCACTGCTTTGGGGAAAATGACCTCCAAAAGCCTGCTGATGACCAAGGAAGTTTTAAAAGAACGAAAGCAACTTGAGACGGCCATTGAAGGTTTGCAACCACAAGTCAGAGCTGGGTTAGCAAAACTTGAAGAAATTAAGACAACCAAACAAAAGATCAAGGAGCATGAAGCCATCATAACTTCAAATGAAAACTTTGAGATTGAAGTGGATGTTATCAAGCCAATCCAAAAACAGCTCAGTGGGAAAGGAGAGTTCATCACCAACTGTCAGAAGTGTTCAATAACCTGCCACTACCCATGCATAATAGCAGAAGACAATAAGAAACATGGCTGCAATGCAATGGATAACAAAGGGATGTGTACTGTTTGTCCTGGAAAATGCATTTGGAATGTGCATTTCAATCAAAAATACAAGTGGGAGTACGTTCAAGTAAAGGAGAAGAAGACAGTACAGGAACTGAAAAGCAAGTACGAAAaagcagcaaaagaaaagctgaCTACTGAGCAGCTGATTGAGAGGCAAGAGGAAGAGATTGCTCACCTGCAGGACATAATGCTTTCTCTCATGGATCAGTCAGCCGACTGTATCACTCGTCTTCAGGAGATCGCCCTGAGGCCAAACCCTCTGGCTGCCCCAGATTACATCGACATGCTGATTGAAGGAGAGAAAGCAGAGGCTAAAAAGGGCTATGAGGCGCGAATCAAGTCTTTGGAGGAAATGAAGGAGAAGGCCCAACTCATGTCCAAAGTGTCTCAACAAGACAAACTCACAAAACCAGAAGagcaactttctgcagagagaCAGAAGAGGAAAGAAAGCGGGGGATATTTAAAAAGGGTTTTAAATTTCTTTGGATTTTCAGGATAA
- the LOC124870142 gene encoding zinc transporter ZIP6-like, with product MEGDAAGGVEAGGIRPMELKPQTEQSSALVLKNKVFTEELLAVGSSLNLNQIIAAKLSDATYFSVFSGHKHSHSHHGDHNHSEHGGGETTKHITAAWVGGFLAITIISMLSLLGVVLIPLMNKVFFKFLLSFLVALAVGTLSGDAFLHLIPHSQGSHQHHHHEEPGVDLEEHHLHEGNGENLDGMWKGLTALGGVYFMFLIEHFLTLGKMYKDKKQKIQKKWDQNVKSDPEKQPALEESEVKPSEDVETNGASTFVDHSSSVAEEEQVMLTPQVSIVSPESYGQPSGGAAGYLAEDCENKCHSHFHDTVGQADSMHHHHHDYHHILHHHHSQNHHPHSHSHSYSEQHFQQAGVATLAWMVIMGDGLHNFSDGLAIGAAFTESLSSGLSTSVAVFCHELPHELGDFAVLLKAGMTVRQAILYNVLSAMMAYLGMVTGILIGHYAENICMWIFALTAGLFMYVALVDMVPEMLHNDAGDNGFSHCGFFLLQNAGILLGFCIMLLIAMFEHKIQLDLGY from the exons ATGGAGGGAGATGCAGCAGGAGGCGTGGAGGCTGGTGGCATCAGACCGATGGAGCTGAAG CCACAAACTGAGCAAAGTTCTGCATTAGTGCTTAAAAATAAAGTCTTTACAGAAGAGCTGCTCGCCGTCGGGTCCAGTCTAAACCTGAACCAGATCATAGCAGCTAAGTTGTCTGATGCAAcgtatttctctgtgttttcagGGCATAAACATTCTCACAGTCACCATGGAGACCATAACCACAGCGAGCACGGCGGCGGAGAAACCACCAAGCACATCACGGCAG CGTGGGTCGGCGGCTTCCTCGCCATCACCATCATCAGTATGCTCTCCCTGCTCGGCGTCGTCCTCATCCCGCTCATGAACAAAGTCTTCTTCAAGTTCCTCCTCAGCTTCCTGGTGGCGCTGGCTGTGGGAACGCTGAGCGGCGACGCCTTCCTGCACCTCATACCTCAC TCTCAGGGAAGCCATCAGCACCATCACCATGAGGAGCCTGGTGTGGACCTCGAAGAACATCACCTCCATGAAGGAAATGGGGAAAACCTGGATGGCATGTGGAAAGGCCTGACCGCTCTGGGAGGAGTCTACTTCATGTTCCTGATTGAACACTTCCTGACGCTGGGAAAAATGTACAAAGACAAGAAACAGAAG ATCCAGAAGAAATGGGACCAGAACGTTAAGTCAGATCCAGAGAAGCAGCCCGCTCTGGAGGAGAGCGAGGTGAAGCCAAGTGAAG ACGTGGAGACTAACGGCGCCAGCACGTTTGTCGACCACTCCAGCAGCGTGGCGGAGGAGGAGCAGGTGATGTTGACGCCGCAGGTCTCCATTGTCTCGCCGGAGAGCTATGGCCAACCTTCAGGTGGCGCCGCAGGGTACTTAGCGGAGGACTGCGAGAACAAATGCCACTCCCACTTCCATGACACGGTGGGCCAGGCCGACAGCATGCATCACCATCACCATGACTACCACCACATCCTGCATCACCACCACTCCCAGAACCACCACCCGCACAGCCACTCCCACTCGTACTCGGAGCAGCACTTCCAGCAGGCCGGAGTGGCCACGCTCGCTTGGATGGTCATCATGGGTGACGGGCTGCACAACTTCAGCGACGGCCTCGCCATCG GAGCTGCCTTCACTGAGAGTCTGTCCAGTGGACTCAGTACGTCTGTGGCCGTTTTCTGCCATGAGTTGCCTCATGAGTTGG GTGACTTTGCGGTGCTCTTGAAGGCGGGCATGACGGTGCGTCAGGCCATCCTTTACAACGTGCTGTCGGCCATGATGGCCTACCTCGGCATGGTGACGGGCATTTTGATCGGACACTACGCTGAAAACATCTGCATGTGGATCTTCGCCCTCACAGCCGGGCTCTTCATGTACGTGGCTCTTGTGGACATG GTGCCAGAGATGCTGCACAACGACGCCGGGGACAACGGCTTCAGCCACTGTGGCTTCTTCCTCCTGCAGAACGCCGGCATCCTGCTGGGCTTCTGCATCATGCTGCTCATCGCTATGTTCGAGCATAAAATCCAGCTGGATCTGGGATACTGA